Part of the Prochlorococcus sp. MIT 0603 genome is shown below.
AAATATGCCTATTTTATCTCGGAACTAGCTTAATTGTTAGTACAAAATACCAAATTCTTCTACATGATTTGATCTCATCACAAGCCATGCGCAAACGCGCCTTAAAGAGTACGAATAAAAATATCATTTAAGATAAGCTATCCCTTTTCGTAAATCAATAAAACCATCCTTCAACGATGAGTCTTCTTCGAAAGATTTAAGAGCACAAGAGGATGTTAAGAGCAACAATTAAATACAATAAGCAAGTCAATTAAGGCCTAAAGTTAGAGGGTGTTGTCCAGAAGAAGAACCAAAGCGTAAAAGAATAGAAAGAAATATTAAATCAAGAAAGGGCCAATAGACCTATTAGAACTAAATATAATGATCTATTCTCTTTTAAATTTAGAAGGATAAATATTTTATTAATTTAAAGTTGTAAAATTTTTACCAAAAAGAATAAATTCAAAAGAATATCAAGATTTTTTCAAAACAAGTAATTCCCTCTAATTAGATGGCTACATTTATATTATAGATTTATAGCCTTAAATGATTTGGAGTATAATAATTTATATAATATAAAATATGATCTGCATTAATTTACTTTAAATTGTCAATATTTCTTCAGTTAAATCTTCCGATTGATAAAAGCAAATTAGTTATTTACCTACCGCCCAATGACACATCCAATACTTCTTGCTATTAAAAAAGATGCTGATTAAGAAACTTTTCATTCACGATCGAACACTATACCGATAATCTCCTAGAACAATGTTCAACTACTAACAACCAAAGCATTAGACTTTGTTATTCGTAGTGTTCCAGAACACCTATTGATTGAAACCTAACTTGGATATTCAACTCGGCCACTCAAAACATGTTCGTCGTGCTTATGGCATAGATGAAATAGCACTCGTACCTGGAGGAAAAACAGTAGATCCAGAAAACACAGAGACAACCTTATTACTAGGCAATAAAGAACTCGAAATACCAATTATCGCAAGTGCAATGGATGGTGTGATGGATGTAAATATGGCGGTTACACTTTCGAGACTTGGTGCATTAGGAGTATTGAACCTTGAAGGAGTACAAACCAGATACGAGGACCCTCAGAAGGTATTAGAACGTATTTCTTCAATAGGCAAAAACGAGTTTGTCCCGCTAATGCAAGAAATATATAGTCAGCCCATACAAGAAGACTTGATAAAAAGAAGAATAAGTGAAATCAAAGGCCAAGGAGGAGTAGCAGCTGTAAGTGGAACTCCTATTGCAGCACTTAATTTTCAAGAATCAATTGCTCAAGCAGATCTATTTTTTCTTCAAGCAACAGTGGTATCAACTGAGCATATTGGGAAAAAGGATCAAACAAAGCTAGACATCTCTAAACTTTGCAAAACATTAGGCATACCAGTAATAGTAGGCAATTGTGTAACTTATGAAGTAGCAATCAATCTAATGAAAGCAGGGGCTTCAGCAATTCTTGTTGGAATAGGCCCTGGTGCAGCATGTACATCTAGAGGAGTTCTTGGTGTTGGAGTACCTCAAGCTACTGCTGTATCAGATTGTTCAGCAGCACGAGATGATTATCAAAAAGAGACTGGAAAATATATACCTATAATTGCCGATGGAGGAATTATTACTGGTGGAGATATTTGCAAATGTATTGCATGTGGAGCGGATGGCGTAATGATCGGTTCTCCTATTGCTAGAGCGTATGAGGCTCCAGGCAATGGTTTCCACTGGGGGATGGCGACGCCCAGTCCAGTACTTCCAAGAGGAACCAGAATAAAAGTTGGGTCAACTGGAAGCATAAAGCAAATACTTCGTGGGCCAGCGACCTTAGACGATGGGACTCACAATTTATTGGGTGCATTAAAAACATCAATGGGGACTCTTGGTGCGCAAACAATAAAAGAAATGCAAAAAGTAGAGGTAGTCATAGCACCATCGCTTCTATCGGAAGGGAAGGTATATCAAAAGGCCCAACAACTTGGAATGGGCAAATGATTTATCAGAATTGTCAACAAATTTGCGGTTAGTTTTTATGGAGAAATGACTCAAAGGTTAAAGCCCTTTTCAATTAGCCTAGAAGATACAAAAGACTTATTCCAATTAAAGGTCAAACAAATACAAGTAATGGCAAGAATCATTTTTTCAGGCAAAATAAATATATAAAAACAGTTTTCTTTAGTTTTTGAATTCATGTCTAGCGCTGCTGCTGTAACCGATTCTTCATTCGAGCAGGAAGTGCTCCAGAGTAGTATACCTGTACTTGTAGACTTCTGGGCACCCTGGTGTGGTCCATGCAGGATGGTTTCACCTATTGTTGATGAAATTTCAAAAGATTTTGAAGGCAAAATAAAAGTTTGCAAACTCAATACAGACGAAAATCCCAATGTTGCAGGTCAATACGGTATTCGCAGTATTCCAACACTAATGATCTTCAAGGGTGGGCAAAAAGTTGATACAGTTGTAGGCGCTGTACCTAAAGCCACTCTTTCCAGCACGATATCCAAGCATCTATGATTTTTAATAACAAAAGAATTTAATTATCTGATTTAGTGAATATTAATATTGGTCTAATCGATTATGGGATGGGAAATCTACATTCTGTAGAGCAATCATTCAAAAGACTTCATCAGCCCTTAAAGATAGTAAAAGAAGAGAAAGATATAGACGAATGTCATGCATTGATTCTTCCTGGAGTCGGTGCATTTGACCCAGCAATGAGAAACCTTAAGCAAACCAATCTCATTCCCAAATTAAAAGAGTGGAATAAAAGCAATAAGCCTCTTTTGGGAATATGTCTTGGGCTCCAACTTTTATTCGAATCGAGTGATGAAGGAACTTTAGAGGGATTAGGGCTAATCAAGGGGAAAATAAAGCATCTACCAGAGCAACAAAATCAATTAATCCCTCATATGGGATGGTCATTATTAAATCATCACAAGCAATGCCCATTGTTTGATAAAAAAGATGGTCCTCAATGGATGTATTTTGTACATTCATTCGCAGCCGTACCTGATGAAGATATAGACATTGCTGCATCAGTTAATTTTGGAGAAGAAAAAATTACTGCAATTATATGGAAGGATAAGCTTTCAGCTTGTCAATTTCATCCCGAAAAATCAGGTAAGTCTGGGCAGAAATTGTTGACTCGCTGGCTTAATTGGGCAAAAGAAGAGAGGTTAAAGTCAAATTGACAGGACAATTACGTTTATTAAGTGGGAGAAAGCTTATAAGTCCTATAGGGAAATCAACCAGACCTACTACATCAATTGTAAGAGAATCATTAATGAATATTGTCAGAAGTAAAATTATTAATTCCAACTGGCTTGATCTATATAGCGGCAGTGGAGTAATTGGGTGTGAGGCCATTCAAGCTGGAGCAAGCTCCGTATTAGCAGTTGAAATTAATAAAAAGGCATATCAAATATGTAAATCAAATCTCTATACTGTGAATAAAGCATCTCATAAAAAAGTATCTGTTAAAGTAATAAATAGTGAGGCAAATAGATTCCTTAAGGAAGGCTTTGAAAAATATTCCGAAGACATGTATAAACGTATTCAAATAAAACCCTCACGATTTAATTTCATATATATAGACCCACCTTATAAAAGCGACTCATATTGCTCGACACTTGAAAACTTATTAAGAGGTAAATGGGTAGAAAAAGAATGCTTAGCAATATGTGAGTTTTCAATTTTCAATCAAATCAAAGTGCCTTCTAAATGGATTATGAGCGAACAAAAAAATTATGGGAAAACAGGGTTAATGCTTCTCACTCCCAATCAGGCATAGCACTGCCGCGTCTATATTGATTCCATGCAGCCACAAATAAACCTAAAATAGTGATAGGGACTAAGCCTAAAACAATTCCACAGAGTAGAGGTTCAATCATTTGCTCGCAAAAAGTTAGATTGTTAATGACAATTATTTCATGTTAACTCTCTTTTTGTGAAAAGCACTTCATCAATTGGTGCAGTTGAGGCAGAAAACCTTAAAAGAGGTTTGATTCCCTTATTAATAATCTGTGGAATTTCTTGTCTTTTAATTCTGTTCTTACTAATAAACAATGCTAAGAAAGATCCATATATAGAAAAAAGTCTTAGCCTCACAGGGTCTATAGATAAAGGCAGCAAGCTTTTTCGAATGAATTGCGTAGGGTGTCATGGAATCAGTGCGCAAGGATTTGTAGGCCCTCAACTAAATAATGTGACTGATGATTTAAACGACGAAAAAATTATCAAGCAAATTATAAAAGGTCTTACACCTCCCATGCCCAGCTTTGAGATGGAACCTCAATCAATGGCAGATCTACTTGTTTATCTTCATTCATTGAATTCTTAGCTGTGAATCTAAACACTCATAAACTAAAAATCATTCTTGTTGAGCCACTAGGAGAAATAAATATTGGAAGTGTAGCAAGACTTTGTGCAAACTTTGATGTAAATGAATTACGACTAGTTTCACCACTATGCGATCCAATGAGTACTGATTCAATAAAGATGGCTGTTCATGGTAAACGATTCCTAGAAAATGTATCGATTTATTCAAATCTTATAGATGCTATTAATGATTGTGGTCGTGTAGTTGCAACTTGTGGTCGGATTGATCATGGAAATATTCCTCTCCATTCCTCAGAGAATGCATTGAAATGGCTTTTAGAAAAAAACACACAAAAGCCTATTGCAATAATTTTTGGGCGCGAAGATAGAGGTCTTAAAAATTCAGAACTGCAAATGGCCCAAAAAGTTCTAACATTAAGAACATCCCATCAATATCCTTCATTAAATCTCTCCCATGCTGTGGGAATTGTCCTCCATGAGTTATCCTCATATTCTCAAAAAGATTTTTCACACAAATTATCATCAAAAGCTGAACCTGCTTCAGCAAAAGAGCTTAATGATTTTTTAGAAGATACTAAGAGCTTATTATTAGAAGTAGGCTTTCTGCTACAACATACTTCTCAAGCACGAATTTCTAAAATAAAAGGGTTATTGCAAAGGGCAGAAGCGAGAAGTGAAGATATTGCTTTAATAAGAGGTATGATAAGGCAAATACGATGGTTTTCTCAAAATAAAAACCAGGATCTATAATTTAAGACGGGGAAGTCTAATTGGAAAATAATAACGATTCATTCAACAGATTTAAATTTAACGATTTAATTAAAAATATAATTAATCTCATTTTAATCGGTATAGGTCTAGGAATAATAACAGGCACTCTACTAAAGATTAACAAAGACGAAATTACAAAAGATTATTCTAAAAGCGATTCAAATATTGGTAAAAATCAAAAACAATTTAAACCAAAAGAGAATTTAAAAGATCCAATTCCATATTTTAAAAAGAGCATAAAAAGTAATGAAAATAACTATTCAACAAAAGATTATAGCCATTTAACAGAAAAATATCCTTCGGAAGTTCAAATTAGGATCCTAATACAAGAATGGTTAAAAGCAAAATCTGACATCCTTTCAGGAAATGAAAATTCCAATTTATTAAAAGTAGCAGATAATAAACTTGTTAATATTGTCAAAGTGCAAAGAAGAAAAGACATGTTATCAGGTGAGAAGCAAATTATAAATGCAAAAATAGATTCATTAGAAATAAAAGAACAACTCGACAAAAGGATTGAGGTTAATGTTATAATTCAATATAATGACAAAAGGATAAGCAAATATGGTGAGGTCATTAAAGAAACAAATCTTACTTCTTTGAAGATCAAATACATATTAGGTAAAATCAAAGGCAAATGGAAGCTTCTTGACTTTTATAATATTAAATAATATAAATGCATTGTTTTAGTTAAACATCAAAGCTATATAGAAATATAAAATCATCTATTAGATAATTCATAAGGGTTCGAAATTTATTCAAGATATGAATAGGAAATAGTATGATGATTTAATGGTTTATCAGAAAAACTTAATTTAAAATTATTATCTTAATTAGCATATTAGATGCAACCTACCAACTTAGTCATCGGTTCAAGCATTTTGTTGATCATGAAATCCATTTGGGCTTTCATGGATTTCCTTAAAGATTGCTATATCAACCTTTTACTAAAAAAACAAGTTCTAGGTATCCCAATTGTGAAACAATCTTCTTCAAGACAAAATATCAAAAAGTGAGTTCACCTCGGAAGCGCAGGGTTTTCCCCTTTGCAGCAGTAATTGGACAAGCAGAGATGAAGCTTGCTCTTCTTCTCAACGTAATTGACCCTCGCATTGGCGGGGTGATGATTATGGGAGATCGTGGTACAGGGAAATCAACCACAATTAGAGCCTTGGCAGACCTCCTACCCGAAATTACCGTAGTACAAGGAGACCCATACAACAGTTCCCCAGATGATCCTGATCTCCAAAGTTCAGAAGTCAAGGGATTAATTGATCAAGGAGAAGTTCCAATTACGGAGAAAGCCCAGGTACCAATGGTTGACCTGCCACTAGGTGCAACTGAGGATCGCTTATGCGGAACAATTGACATCGAGAAAGCATTAAGTGAAGGAGTAAGAGCTTTTGAACCAGGACTGCTAGCAAAAGCAAATAGAGGCCTTTTGTATGTAGATGAAGTAAATCTCTTGGATGATCATCTTGTTGATGTGCTTCTTGATTCAGCAGCTTCTGGATGGAATACGGTTGAGCGAGAAGGTATTTCTATAAGGCATCCAGCTAGATTTGTCCTTATTGGTTCAGGAAATCCAGAAGAAGGCGAATTAAGGCCACAACTTCTTGACCGTTTTGGAATGAGTGTGGAGGTTCGTACAGTTAGGGAGCCAGAACTGAGAGTTCAAGTTGTTGATCAAAGAACAGCATTTGACAATGATCCTGACGCGTTCACCTCTGCTATTGAGGCATCTCAGGAAGCTCTTCAGAACAAAGTTCTCTCTGCTCAAGAGCTACTTCAAAAAGTTGAGATCGATGATGACCTTCGCCTTAAAATCTCAGCTATTTGTGGTGAACTTGATGTGGACGGTTTAAGAGGAGATATTGTCACAAACCGATCTGCAAGAGCTCTCGCTGCATTTGAAGGGCGCTCAGAAGTCACTGAAGACGATGTTGCCCGAGTTATTTCTTGCTCTCTTAGGCACAGACTTAGAAAAGATCCGTTAGAACAAATCGATTCAGGAGATAGAGTTATAAAGGCTTTTTGCAAAATATTTGAAAGAAGCGATCAAAACACTCTCAATGAATTCGAATTAGCTTCAGCGGAGTAATGGCATTGTGATCATTCTTGGAATTGATCCAGGGCTGGCAAGAGTTGGGTTTGGCCTTATAGATGTGACACTTGGTAGAACAAAAATGCTTGATTGTGGAATAATCAAAACAAGCAAAAGTCTCAATGAAGGGAAGAGAATGTTGGAAATCAAGAAAGACTTGAGTGAATTAATAGAGCAATGGAGACCAGATTTAGCAGCGGTGGAAAAGTTTTTTTTCTATAAGTCCAGTACAACAATTAGTGTGGTTCAAGCTAGAGGTGTTTTGTTAATGACACTAGCTAGTTTTGATATACCAATATTAGAGTTTCCACCAATGCAAATCAAACTTGCTGTGACAGGCTACGGTCATGCAAAAAAAGATGAAGTATTAGAAGCAGTAATGAGAGAATTAAATCTTGAAACTCCACCTAGGCCTGATGACGCAGCAGATGCTCTGGCCATAGCTCTTACAGGTTATTTTCAAAAATAGAACTTATCAAAACAAGCTATATAAAGTAATTAATTAAACATTTAGTTAAATGAATACATACAAGCAAAAAAAAGAAGCTAGAAAGAAATATAGAGCTATTAGGATGGAAAATATATCATTGGCACAGGATTTTATTCTTATAAAAGTTAAAGAGTATATAAACAGTTTAGCTTTAGAAACTTCATCAAGATTAATGATAGGGATCTACTGGCCTTTAGCTGGAGAAGTTGATTTAACAAGTTTAAAAAACATTCCTAAAATCGCTCTAGCTTTACCTGTTGGACATAGTAGAGGTTCAATTAGTTACCACCGATGGACAAACACCCCCTTAGGTAAAGACTCATATGGCATTCCAGCGCCTATATCAGAACCACCCCTTCACCCACAAGATCTTAATCTTCTTCTTGTACCAGCTTTGG
Proteins encoded:
- a CDS encoding GuaB3 family IMP dehydrogenase-related protein, which translates into the protein MDIQLGHSKHVRRAYGIDEIALVPGGKTVDPENTETTLLLGNKELEIPIIASAMDGVMDVNMAVTLSRLGALGVLNLEGVQTRYEDPQKVLERISSIGKNEFVPLMQEIYSQPIQEDLIKRRISEIKGQGGVAAVSGTPIAALNFQESIAQADLFFLQATVVSTEHIGKKDQTKLDISKLCKTLGIPVIVGNCVTYEVAINLMKAGASAILVGIGPGAACTSRGVLGVGVPQATAVSDCSAARDDYQKETGKYIPIIADGGIITGGDICKCIACGADGVMIGSPIARAYEAPGNGFHWGMATPSPVLPRGTRIKVGSTGSIKQILRGPATLDDGTHNLLGALKTSMGTLGAQTIKEMQKVEVVIAPSLLSEGKVYQKAQQLGMGK
- the trxA gene encoding thioredoxin codes for the protein MSSAAAVTDSSFEQEVLQSSIPVLVDFWAPWCGPCRMVSPIVDEISKDFEGKIKVCKLNTDENPNVAGQYGIRSIPTLMIFKGGQKVDTVVGAVPKATLSSTISKHL
- the hisH gene encoding imidazole glycerol phosphate synthase subunit HisH, translated to MNINIGLIDYGMGNLHSVEQSFKRLHQPLKIVKEEKDIDECHALILPGVGAFDPAMRNLKQTNLIPKLKEWNKSNKPLLGICLGLQLLFESSDEGTLEGLGLIKGKIKHLPEQQNQLIPHMGWSLLNHHKQCPLFDKKDGPQWMYFVHSFAAVPDEDIDIAASVNFGEEKITAIIWKDKLSACQFHPEKSGKSGQKLLTRWLNWAKEERLKSN
- the rsmD gene encoding 16S rRNA (guanine(966)-N(2))-methyltransferase RsmD, which translates into the protein MTGQLRLLSGRKLISPIGKSTRPTTSIVRESLMNIVRSKIINSNWLDLYSGSGVIGCEAIQAGASSVLAVEINKKAYQICKSNLYTVNKASHKKVSVKVINSEANRFLKEGFEKYSEDMYKRIQIKPSRFNFIYIDPPYKSDSYCSTLENLLRGKWVEKECLAICEFSIFNQIKVPSKWIMSEQKNYGKTGLMLLTPNQA
- the petG gene encoding cytochrome b6-f complex subunit V, yielding MIEPLLCGIVLGLVPITILGLFVAAWNQYRRGSAMPDWE
- a CDS encoding c-type cytochrome, with the protein product MKSTSSIGAVEAENLKRGLIPLLIICGISCLLILFLLINNAKKDPYIEKSLSLTGSIDKGSKLFRMNCVGCHGISAQGFVGPQLNNVTDDLNDEKIIKQIIKGLTPPMPSFEMEPQSMADLLVYLHSLNS
- a CDS encoding RNA methyltransferase; translated protein: MNLNTHKLKIILVEPLGEINIGSVARLCANFDVNELRLVSPLCDPMSTDSIKMAVHGKRFLENVSIYSNLIDAINDCGRVVATCGRIDHGNIPLHSSENALKWLLEKNTQKPIAIIFGREDRGLKNSELQMAQKVLTLRTSHQYPSLNLSHAVGIVLHELSSYSQKDFSHKLSSKAEPASAKELNDFLEDTKSLLLEVGFLLQHTSQARISKIKGLLQRAEARSEDIALIRGMIRQIRWFSQNKNQDL
- a CDS encoding IMS domain-containing protein; this encodes MENNNDSFNRFKFNDLIKNIINLILIGIGLGIITGTLLKINKDEITKDYSKSDSNIGKNQKQFKPKENLKDPIPYFKKSIKSNENNYSTKDYSHLTEKYPSEVQIRILIQEWLKAKSDILSGNENSNLLKVADNKLVNIVKVQRRKDMLSGEKQIINAKIDSLEIKEQLDKRIEVNVIIQYNDKRISKYGEVIKETNLTSLKIKYILGKIKGKWKLLDFYNIK
- the bchI gene encoding magnesium chelatase ATPase subunit I, which translates into the protein MSSPRKRRVFPFAAVIGQAEMKLALLLNVIDPRIGGVMIMGDRGTGKSTTIRALADLLPEITVVQGDPYNSSPDDPDLQSSEVKGLIDQGEVPITEKAQVPMVDLPLGATEDRLCGTIDIEKALSEGVRAFEPGLLAKANRGLLYVDEVNLLDDHLVDVLLDSAASGWNTVEREGISIRHPARFVLIGSGNPEEGELRPQLLDRFGMSVEVRTVREPELRVQVVDQRTAFDNDPDAFTSAIEASQEALQNKVLSAQELLQKVEIDDDLRLKISAICGELDVDGLRGDIVTNRSARALAAFEGRSEVTEDDVARVISCSLRHRLRKDPLEQIDSGDRVIKAFCKIFERSDQNTLNEFELASAE
- the ruvC gene encoding crossover junction endodeoxyribonuclease RuvC; protein product: MIILGIDPGLARVGFGLIDVTLGRTKMLDCGIIKTSKSLNEGKRMLEIKKDLSELIEQWRPDLAAVEKFFFYKSSTTISVVQARGVLLMTLASFDIPILEFPPMQIKLAVTGYGHAKKDEVLEAVMRELNLETPPRPDDAADALAIALTGYFQK
- a CDS encoding 5-formyltetrahydrofolate cyclo-ligase, coding for MNTYKQKKEARKKYRAIRMENISLAQDFILIKVKEYINSLALETSSRLMIGIYWPLAGEVDLTSLKNIPKIALALPVGHSRGSISYHRWTNTPLGKDSYGIPAPISEPPLHPQDLNLLLVPALAIDQNGIRLGYGGGCFDRLRMKPIWSKTPAFVITPKACITDSLLPRDNWDIPFNGWINEKEILEIENLKL